GCCTACCTGACCCGTCGCCGCGACCAGTTGGGGTAGCCGGGCGGGCGTTCCGGGGTGCCGCAAAAAATCTCCGGGGCGGTGTCGGATCGGGCCGGCGGCGTTCGTAGTAGGGGCGAGAGGTCGCCCATGAGGGGGCGCCCCCGACGGAACCGAGAAGGACGTTCCTCATGACAAGCACGACGGAGCCGGGCGCGGGCACCGCACGCCTCTCCAGCCGCCGGATGTGGGCGATCCTGGGGCTGGTGCTGCTCGCCGACGCCATCGACGTGATCGATGGGACAATCACGAACATCGCGGCCCCCACCATCGCCCGCGAGCTCAACGGCGGTGAGAGCCTGATCAAGTGGGTGGGACCGGCGTACATGCTCGCCATGGGCGTCCTGCTCCTGATCGGCGGCCGGCTGGGCGACAAGTTCGGCCAGCGCAAGCTCTTCCTCATCGGCATGGGCGGCTTCACCCTGGCCTCGGCGGTCATCGGCTTCTCGCCCGACCCGGGCCTGCTCATCGCCGCCCGGGTCGCCCAGGGCGCGTTCGGCGCCCTGCTCATCCCGCAGGGCATGGCGATCATGACGAAGGCGTTCGACCGCGAGATGCTCGCCAAGGCGTTCGGCCTGTTCGGCCCGGTCCTCGGCATCTCCAGCGTCGGCGGCCCGGTCCTGGCCGGGTTCATCATCAACGCCGACCTGTTCGGCCTGTCCTGGCGCCCGATCTTCCTCGCGAACATCTTCCTCGGCATCATCGGGATGATCATCGCCGTCAGGATCCTGCCGCGCGACGACGACGCCGACCGGTCCACCGTCGTCGACGGTTGGGGCTCCGGCCTGCTCTCGGTGGCCATGTTCGGGCTGCTGTACGGCCTGATCGAGGGCTCGACCAACGGCTGGCACGCCCTCTCCGTCATCGCGGTCGTCGTCGGTCTGCTGTTCTTCGGCGCCTTCGCCTACCGCCAGCGCACCGCGGAGCACCCGCTCATCAAGCCCTCGCTGCTGAAGAACCGCGGCTTCACCTCCGGCATGGTCGTGGGCCTGGTCGCCTTCGCCGCCAGCACCGGCCTGTTCTTCGTGCTGTCGCTGTTCATCCAGGAAGGGCTGCACGCCAGCCCGCGGGACGCCTCGCTCGGCCTCGTGCCGCTCACCGTGGGTCTCATCGGCGCCAGCTTCGCCGCCATGGGCGGCCTGGTCACCAAGCTCGGCCGCAAGCTCGTCTTCATCGGCCTGGGCGTCTCCATCGTCGGTTGCGGTTGGGTCCTGGCCCTCGTCAAGTTCTCCGGGACGGACCTCAGCCTCTGGGCGCTGGCCCCGGCGTTCGTCGTCATCGGCGTCGGCACCGGCCTCTGCTTCACCACGATCCCGACCGTCGCCCTGGGCGACGCGAAGCCCGACGAGGCCGGCAGCGCCAGCGGCTCGCTCGGCTCGATCCAGCAGCTCGCCTCGGCGATCGGCTCGGCCGCGGTCACGTCGGTCTTCTTCATGGCCGCGACGTCCGGGTTCGCCCACGCGATGGAGGTCACCCTCATCGTCGTCCTGGCCGCCACGGCCCTCAGCCTGCCGTTCGTGGTCCTGATGCCCCGCAAGGCGCCGTCGGAACCCTCGGAGTGAGCAACCGGCCACAGCGCCGAGAACGGCCGGTCGACGGGTGGGGACACCACGTCGGCCGGCCGTTCTCGTCGAGGGAGGTGTCCTGACCGGGCGCGTCCGGAGGTCCGGGCGATCGTCCCGTGCGGCCCGGTCGGGCGTGGTGCCCCCGGTGCGACTCGAACGCACACTGGACGGATTTTGAGTCCGCTGCCTCTGCCGATTGGGCTACGGGGGCCGGCGGGAGCACTCTACTGGATCAGGGCGCCCCGGCCGGGCACGGGGGCGCGGTCAGGAGCGGACCAGTCGGGTGATCGCCGCGGACGCCTCGGCGATCTTCTCCTCGGCCACCTCGCCGCCCTCGGCCGCCGCCTGGGCCACGCAGTGCTTCAGGTGCTCTTCCAGCAGGCCCAGGGAGACCGCCTGGAGGGCCTTCGTGGCCGCAGAGATCTGGGTCAGGACGTCGATGCAGTAGTCGTCGTTCTCGACCATGCGCTGGAGACCGCGCACCTGGCCCTCGATGCGCCTGAGCCGCTTGAGGTACGCGTCCTTGTCCGCCGTGTAGCCGTGCACCGTCCCCCACCTTCCCTACCCTGGGCGGGTATCCGAGTCCAGGATAGGCCACCCGACCGGGTGTGACGGGCACCACGGAGGGGCCTTCGGGCAGCCTCGCATTTCAGGCCGTGTGGTTTAGCCCGTGAAATGACCCGTCCGGGGGCATCCAGTCACATTTTCATGCCGAAAGGTTAGGCGATATTCCTCTCGTGCACTATGGTGACCCCCGAAGCGTGTGGCGCAGAACAAGTCGAGGGCAGCACGCGCTATGCGAGCACACACGGAGGAACAGTGGCACAGCAGACCGTCGTCCAACTCATCGACGACCTCGACGGCAGCGAAGCCGCCGAGACCGTGACCTTCGCGCTGGACGGTGTGGAGTACTCCATCGACCTCTCCAAGGACAATGCGGACAAGCTCCGCCAGTCCCTGGCCGACTTCGTCGCCAAGGCACGCCGTGCGGGTGGGCGCAAGCAGCGCAAGGGCACCGGCAAGAGCACCGTAAAGGCTGGTGACAAGGCCCAGGCGCAGGCCATTCGGGACTGGGCCCGGGCACAGGGGCACCAGATCTCCGACCGCGGCCGCATTCCCCAGGGCCTGGTCGTGCAGTTCCAGGAAGCGCACGCCTCCTGACCTGCGGGGCAACCGTTCCCCTGCGGTCGGCCACGGCCCACCGCAGGGGAAAACGCAGGTCACGTCATGCGCGGTCGGGGAAGCCCGTGCCGAGCAGCCTGAGCAGGGCGGTCGCCTTCACGGCGGTCTCCTCGAATTCCTCCGCGGGGTCAGACAGCGCGATGACAGCGCCGCCGACGCCGAAACTCACCTTGTCCCGGTCCACCACCAGCGTCCTGATGACGATGCTGAAGTCGGCGGTTCCCGACAGGGAGAAGTATCCGAGTGCCCCGGAGTAGACCCCCCGGGCCCCGGCTTCCAGCCCGTCGATGATCTGCATTGTCCGGATCTTGGGGGCGCCGGTCATCGACCCGCCCGGGAACGCCGCCCTAACGGCCGCGGTGGCGGAAGTGCCGGAACGCAGTCTCGCCCGAACCGTGCTGACGAGCTGGTGCACGGTCGCGTAGCTCTCCACCTCGAAGATCCTGGGCACCTCGACGCTGCCGACTTCCGCGCAATGGCCCAGATCATTGCGCACGAGGTCCACGATCATGAGGTTCTCGGCGCGGTCCTTCGCGCTGGTCGCCAAGGCCCTCCGCAAAGCGCGGTCCTCCTCCGGCGTGCGGCCCCGCGGTCGCGTCCCCTTGATTGGTTCGGATTCGACGACACCCTGTCGGTCGATCCGGATGAACCGCTCGGGTGAAGTGCTGAGCACGGAGAGCGCACCGAAACGGAGCAGTGCGCCGAACGGGGCGGGGCTTTCCGCGCGGAGGAACCGGTAGGCGTCCCACGGGTCGACGGCACCCCGCCACGTGACGGTGTTCGTCAGGCACACCTCGTAGCTCTCGCCGGCCGTGATGGCCTCCTGGCAGGCCGCGATGAGCTTCAGGTACTGGGTGCGGCCGTGCCGGGCCTGCGCGGAGTCCCCGCGAGGCCCCCGGGGAACACGCCCGGCGGGCACCTCGGCGGGCGTCGGGAAATCGCGCAGGAATGCCTCCGTTCGGTCCAACCAGCCGTCCTCGTCGCTCAACGCGAGCAGGTGGCAGCACCGGGATTCGTGGTCGAAAACGACCGCCCGGTCGGCGAACACGAATGCCGCGTCGGGTTGCTCCGAACGGTGGGCGGCCTCACCGCCGCATTCGGCCTTCAGCTCGTAGCCGAGGTAGCCGACCCAGCCGAGGGCGAAGTCGAACGGCACGTCGGGCTGCTCCACCCGCCACGCCGCCAGGTCGGCCTCCAGCCAGTCCAGGAACGGCCCGGGGCTCACCACCCCGTCGACGGTCACCTCGCCGGCCCCCACGTCGTAGGTGGCCACCCTGGCGAGCGGGCCGGAGGCGTCGCCCATGACGGAGAAGCGGCCCCGGCCACCGGGCAGGCTGCTGTCGAGCCAGAACGCGTCCGCGGAGTCGCCGTACAGGGCCGCGAACACCGCTTCGGGCGACGGGTGGGCCTCGACCCGCCGCACCAGCACGGAACGGCCGGGGGCCGCGACGGGGGCCACCGGGGCGGGCGCGACGGCCGGTTCGACGGCGGACGCCGACGTGAGGTCGCGGAAGTTCGCGAGCAGGTCGCGGCCGTGCGCGGTGCAGACCGACTCCGGGTGGAACTGCACGCCCCACCGCGGGCGGGTCCGGTGCCGCACGGCCATCAGCACGCCGTCCGACGCCGACCACGCGACCGGTTCGAGGGAGGCGGGCAGGTCGGAGACGGCCAGCGAGTGGTAGCGGACGACGGCCAGCGGCGACGGCAGGCCCGCGAAGAGGTCGACGCCGGTGTGCCGGACGTGGTCGACGACGCCGTGCCGGGGCGTGACCAGGCCCACGGAGGCGCCCTCCGCGAGGCACAGGGCCTGGTGGCCGAGGCAGACGCCGAGCAGCGGCACGTCGGCGTGCTCGACGACGGCGCGGCCCAGGCCGAGGTCGGCGGCGCGCTGCGGCCGACCGGGGCCTGGGCCGATCACCACGTTGTCGAACGAGGACAGGTCGGACAGCCGGAACCGCAGGTCGTCGTTGGCGACGACGACCGGGTCGCGCCCGTTCACCTCCGCCAGGAACTGGAAGAGGTTGAAGGTGAACGAGTCGTGGTTGTCGATGAGCAGGGTCCGCATGGCGACCAGCACGGTACCCGCCGGGGGCACCCGGACGGACGAACCCGGGAGGCCGGACGCGGGAGGCCGGACGCGGGAGGCCGGACGCGGGAGGCCGGACGCGCCGGCCGCCGGCGACCGGGGGGTTGCACGCCTGGACCGGGATTCGTGGAAACTGGAGGGCACACCCCTGGAGGCACCGCGTTGTTCTTCTTCCTGCTGCTCTCGGTCGTGATGGCCGCGGCCCACTACTACATCTGGAAGCGCGTGGTGCGGGACACCACCCGCCCCGGCCGCGGGCGCCTGGTCGGCACCGTCGCGGTGGTGTTCCTGCTGCTGCTGGTGGTCGGTGCGCTCGGCCTCCAGCGCGTGGGCGGGTTCGGCCGGGTCGTGGCGTGGCCCGGGTTCCTCTGGCTGGCGGGCGTGTTCTACCTGACGGTGCTGCTCGGGCTGCTGGAGATCCCCCGGCTGGTGCTGCTGCGGCGGGCGCGGCGCGGCCGGGTGCGGGCGACCGTCGGGGCGCCGGACGTGACGCCGGGCACCGCGGTCGACGCCGAGGAGGCCCTGCCCGACCCGGTGCCCGAGGCCCCGGAGGTGGACGAGGGGCGGCGGCTGTTCCTGGCCCGGTCGCTGGCGGTCGCGGGCGGCGTGGCCGCGGCGGGCATCGTCACCTACGGGGCGACGCAGGCGCTGGGCGACCCGGTGGTCAAGCGCGTGCCCGTGACGCTGGGCAAGCTCGACCCGCGGCTGTCGGGCTACCGGATCGCGGTGGTCAGCGACATCCACCTGGGTCCGCTGCTCGGCCGCTCGCACACCGAGCGGATCGTGCGGATGATCAACGAGCAGCAGGTGGACCTGGTGGCGATCGTCGGCGACCTCGTCGACGGCTCGGTGGAGGAGCTGGGCGAGGCGGCGGCTCCGCTGCGCGACCTGGTGAGCACGCACGGCAGCTTCTTCGTCACCGGCAACCACGAGTACTACTCGGGGGCGGAGCAGTGGATCGCCGAGGTCGAGCGACTCGGGGTCAACGCGCTGCGCAACGAGCGGTTGACGATCGAGCGGGCCGGGGCGACGTTCGACCTCGCGGGCGTGAACGACGTCAACGGCGCGAGCTTCGACGACGCCCCCGACTTCGCCCGCGCCCTCGACGGGCGTGACACGAGCACGCCGGTGGTGCTGCTGGCACACCAGCCGGTGCAGGTGCGCGAGGCGGCCGGGCACGGCGTGGACCTCCAGCTGTCGGGGCACACGCACGGCGGGCAGATGTTCCCGTTCCACCTGGCGGTCGGCCTCCAGCAGCCGGTGCGCAGCGGCCTGGAGACGATCGACGGCACCCAGGTCTACACGTCGAACGGCGCCGGGTTCTGGGGTCCGCCGGTGCGCGTGGGCGCGCCGCCGGACATCTCCGTCGTGGAGCTGCGTCACAACTTCGCCGGCCGGTAGCGCTTTTTCCGCCTTCTGCGCGTACCGTGGACCGCCGTGCCCGAAGACGGTCAGACCGTGCCTGAACACGGTCGCGGAGGGGGACCCCTAGCGAGATGACGAAGAGCTTTGCCGACGACAACCGGCTACACGAGGCAACAGCTCGTATTCGTCGTTTCCTGGACCACGACCGACCGGACACCCCGTGCCTGGTCATCGACCTGCCCACGGTCCGCGACCGGTTCACCGCGATCCGCGAGGCCCTCCCCCGGGTGGCGGTCTTCTACGCGGTGAAGGCGAACCCCGCGCCCGAGGTGGTCGAGCTGCTGGCCGCCGAGGGATCGTGCTTCGACGTCGCCAGCCCCGCCGAGATCGACCTGTGCCTGGCGCGCGGCGCGGCACCGGGCGCGATCTCCTACAGCAACCCGATCAAGAAAGCCCGTGACATCGCGTACGCGTTCGGGCGCGGGGTGCGGCTGTTCGTCTCCGACAGCGAGCAGGACGTGCGCGCGGTCGCCGAGCACGCGCCGGGCTCGTCGGTGCTGCTGCGCATCGTGGTGGAGAGCCGGGGATCGACCTACCCGTTCGGCAAGAAGTTCGGCTGCGCGCCGGAGATGGCGGCCGACCTGCTGCGGCTGGCCGCCGAACTGGGCCTCGCGCCGCTGGGCGTGGCGTTCCACGCGGGGTCGCAGCAGCTCGACCCGACCGGCTGGGACGGCGCGATCGCCGACGCCGCCGAGGTCGTGCTGAAGCTGCGCGCCGAGGGCCTGCCGGTGACGACGCTGAACCTGGGCGGCGGCCTGCCCGCCGCGTACCTGGAGCGTCCGCCCGCGCCGGCCGAGTACGGCGCCGCGATCACCGCCGCGATCGAGCGGCACTTCGGCGACTTCACGCCCCGCGTGATGATCGAACCGGGTCGTGCCGTGGTCGCCGAGTCGGGGCTGATCCGCTCCGAGGTCGTGCTGGTGGCGAAGAAGTCCTACACGGACGAGCAGCGCTGGGTGTTCCTCGACGTGGGCCGCTACGGCGGTCTCGCGGAGACCGAGGGCGAGGCCATCG
This region of Saccharothrix longispora genomic DNA includes:
- a CDS encoding MFS transporter, translated to MTSTTEPGAGTARLSSRRMWAILGLVLLADAIDVIDGTITNIAAPTIARELNGGESLIKWVGPAYMLAMGVLLLIGGRLGDKFGQRKLFLIGMGGFTLASAVIGFSPDPGLLIAARVAQGAFGALLIPQGMAIMTKAFDREMLAKAFGLFGPVLGISSVGGPVLAGFIINADLFGLSWRPIFLANIFLGIIGMIIAVRILPRDDDADRSTVVDGWGSGLLSVAMFGLLYGLIEGSTNGWHALSVIAVVVGLLFFGAFAYRQRTAEHPLIKPSLLKNRGFTSGMVVGLVAFAASTGLFFVLSLFIQEGLHASPRDASLGLVPLTVGLIGASFAAMGGLVTKLGRKLVFIGLGVSIVGCGWVLALVKFSGTDLSLWALAPAFVVIGVGTGLCFTTIPTVALGDAKPDEAGSASGSLGSIQQLASAIGSAAVTSVFFMAATSGFAHAMEVTLIVVLAATALSLPFVVLMPRKAPSEPSE
- a CDS encoding metal-sensitive transcriptional regulator — its product is MHGYTADKDAYLKRLRRIEGQVRGLQRMVENDDYCIDVLTQISAATKALQAVSLGLLEEHLKHCVAQAAAEGGEVAEEKIAEASAAITRLVRS
- a CDS encoding histone-like nucleoid-structuring protein Lsr2 translates to MAQQTVVQLIDDLDGSEAAETVTFALDGVEYSIDLSKDNADKLRQSLADFVAKARRAGGRKQRKGTGKSTVKAGDKAQAQAIRDWARAQGHQISDRGRIPQGLVVQFQEAHAS
- the pabB gene encoding aminodeoxychorismate synthase component I, with translation MRTLLIDNHDSFTFNLFQFLAEVNGRDPVVVANDDLRFRLSDLSSFDNVVIGPGPGRPQRAADLGLGRAVVEHADVPLLGVCLGHQALCLAEGASVGLVTPRHGVVDHVRHTGVDLFAGLPSPLAVVRYHSLAVSDLPASLEPVAWSASDGVLMAVRHRTRPRWGVQFHPESVCTAHGRDLLANFRDLTSASAVEPAVAPAPVAPVAAPGRSVLVRRVEAHPSPEAVFAALYGDSADAFWLDSSLPGGRGRFSVMGDASGPLARVATYDVGAGEVTVDGVVSPGPFLDWLEADLAAWRVEQPDVPFDFALGWVGYLGYELKAECGGEAAHRSEQPDAAFVFADRAVVFDHESRCCHLLALSDEDGWLDRTEAFLRDFPTPAEVPAGRVPRGPRGDSAQARHGRTQYLKLIAACQEAITAGESYEVCLTNTVTWRGAVDPWDAYRFLRAESPAPFGALLRFGALSVLSTSPERFIRIDRQGVVESEPIKGTRPRGRTPEEDRALRRALATSAKDRAENLMIVDLVRNDLGHCAEVGSVEVPRIFEVESYATVHQLVSTVRARLRSGTSATAAVRAAFPGGSMTGAPKIRTMQIIDGLEAGARGVYSGALGYFSLSGTADFSIVIRTLVVDRDKVSFGVGGAVIALSDPAEEFEETAVKATALLRLLGTGFPDRA
- a CDS encoding metallophosphoesterase, which translates into the protein METGGHTPGGTALFFFLLLSVVMAAAHYYIWKRVVRDTTRPGRGRLVGTVAVVFLLLLVVGALGLQRVGGFGRVVAWPGFLWLAGVFYLTVLLGLLEIPRLVLLRRARRGRVRATVGAPDVTPGTAVDAEEALPDPVPEAPEVDEGRRLFLARSLAVAGGVAAAGIVTYGATQALGDPVVKRVPVTLGKLDPRLSGYRIAVVSDIHLGPLLGRSHTERIVRMINEQQVDLVAIVGDLVDGSVEELGEAAAPLRDLVSTHGSFFVTGNHEYYSGAEQWIAEVERLGVNALRNERLTIERAGATFDLAGVNDVNGASFDDAPDFARALDGRDTSTPVVLLAHQPVQVREAAGHGVDLQLSGHTHGGQMFPFHLAVGLQQPVRSGLETIDGTQVYTSNGAGFWGPPVRVGAPPDISVVELRHNFAGR
- a CDS encoding type III PLP-dependent enzyme translates to MTKSFADDNRLHEATARIRRFLDHDRPDTPCLVIDLPTVRDRFTAIREALPRVAVFYAVKANPAPEVVELLAAEGSCFDVASPAEIDLCLARGAAPGAISYSNPIKKARDIAYAFGRGVRLFVSDSEQDVRAVAEHAPGSSVLLRIVVESRGSTYPFGKKFGCAPEMAADLLRLAAELGLAPLGVAFHAGSQQLDPTGWDGAIADAAEVVLKLRAEGLPVTTLNLGGGLPAAYLERPPAPAEYGAAITAAIERHFGDFTPRVMIEPGRAVVAESGLIRSEVVLVAKKSYTDEQRWVFLDVGRYGGLAETEGEAIAYPLETSRDGGPTGPVVIAGPTCDADDVLYQHTVYELPLDLRAGDFVDLLRAGAYTASYSSVAFNGFPPLATHCVR